DNA from Leishmania donovani BPK282A1 complete genome, chromosome 34:
TGTCATCACGGAGGTGCTTTACCAAAAGAAGCCGGGCTACATTGCGTTGCCGATGAATGTGGCGGAGATGatcgtgccgccgccgccggcgaagCTGATGCGCCGTCTGCCGGAGGTGTCCCTTGAATCGGTGAGCGCATTCAAGCACACCGTAGCGTCCCGCCTGCACAGCGCCTGCAGCCCGGCGGTGCTGACAGGGCACTTGATCCACCGCCACCAGTGCGGTCCGCAGGTGAACCACTTCCTCGAGAACGTCCACATCCCGTACGCCCCCGCCGTCCTCGGCAAGGGCGCCGTAAATGAACACCTGGAGAACTACGTCGGCACCTACATCGCCGGCGATGAGCCGTGCCCTGCGAAGTCCGTCATTGAAAGCGCCGACGTGTGCATCTCGATTGGCGTCCAGTTTGTCGACACCGTCACCTCGATCTTCCGTCACAAGATCGACCCTCTCAAAATGATCGACATACAGCCCTTTTTCGCCAAGGTCGGGGATCAGGTCTTCTACCAGGTACCAATGGAGATGGCCGTAAAGGCGGTCGAGGAAGTCGCGATGGAATGCCACGCGAACTGGAGCACCGAGTACCCGGAGCCGGAGGGACTACGTTACCCGGAAAGCCCTGACACCTTTGATCTCTCGCATGTTTGGCAAGAGATTAGCAACGGCCTGCAGCCCAACGACGTTCTCCTGGTGGACATCGGCACGTCCTCTTTTACGTCCGCGTTGCTTCGCTTGCCGCAGGGTTGCGACATGCTTTGCCAGCAGATGTGGGCCTCCATCGGCTACACCCTCCCCGCCGCCATTGGAGCGCAGATCGCGGACGAAAGTCGCAGCGTCGTGTGCATCTTGGGCGATGGTGCCGCGCAAATGACGGTGCAGGAGCTCGGCTCGGCGGCGCGCTACAAGCTCAAGCCTAAATATATCCTTATCAACAATGACGGCTACACCATCGAGCGCTACATACGCGGCTGGGACTCGTCGTACAACGACATCTCCGTGTGGAACTGGACAGGCTTGGCGCGCAACTTCTGCAAGGGCGTTGAgccgcgcacgtgtgtcGTGAACTCTGTCGGCGGTGTAGAAGCGGTGCTTCGCGAGAAGCAGGACAACATGGTATTTGTTGAAGTGCTTGTCGGTAAATATGAGGGCCCTCTGCGCTCTTCAGTGCCGCTTCCGCGCAAGCCAGCAagcaaggagagggaggcactCGATTTTCAAAGAAGAGAGAGTAAAAGTGAAGGGAGTGGTGTGGACGCTGAGACGATGATGATGGCATCA
Protein-coding regions in this window:
- a CDS encoding putative pyruvate/indole-pyruvate carboxylase, putative, which translates into the protein MPFNGYTVGCHLLDRLVEAGCDHLFGVPGDFNLRFLDDVMAHPRMKWVGTANELNAAYAADGYARQRGLGAVATTYGVGELSALNGIAGSFAESVPVIHIAGATSTKSQGNRELLHHSLGDGSHMHFLNISAEVCCIAVMLTPENCLTEIDRVITEVLYQKKPGYIALPMNVAEMIVPPPPAKLMRRLPEVSLESVSAFKHTVASRLHSACSPAVLTGHLIHRHQCGPQVNHFLENVHIPYAPAVLGKGAVNEHLENYVGTYIAGDEPCPAKSVIESADVCISIGVQFVDTVTSIFRHKIDPLKMIDIQPFFAKVGDQVFYQVPMEMAVKAVEEVAMECHANWSTEYPEPEGLRYPESPDTFDLSHVWQEISNGLQPNDVLLVDIGTSSFTSALLRLPQGCDMLCQQMWASIGYTLPAAIGAQIADESRSVVCILGDGAAQMTVQELGSAARYKLKPKYILINNDGYTIERYIRGWDSSYNDISVWNWTGLARNFCKGVEPRTCVVNSVGGVEAVLREKQDNMVFVEVLVGKYEGPLRSSVPLPRKPASKEREALDFQRRESKSEGSGVDAETMMMASKTLLT